TGCGTTCACTTATAGAAGAGTACCGTGAACTTGAAAATGAAATTCCCGAGCCCACTCGTGCCCCTGCGCAGCTCGAAGGAGATGTGATCGACCAGCCTTTGTTGAAACGGGGCGAATACAAGAATGCCGATGATCCCGTGTCACGGCAGTTTCTCGAAGTATTTGCTAACAAAACCTACTCAGCTAATAACTCAGGTCGGCTTGAGCTTGCCGAGGATATCGCCGGGACCACTAATACCTTGAAAACTCGTGTTCTGGTCAATCGTCTTTGGAGTTATGTATTTGGCCAAGGTATTGTAGCAACTACCGACAACTTTGGTCGGCTTGGGAAAAAGCCAACTCACCCCGAGCTCCTCGATTATCTGGCTCTCGATTTCGAAAAGAACGACTGGTCGATTAAAACCTCCCTCAAGCAAATGGTAATGAGTCGGACCTTTCGTTCCGCTGGTCTCGCCGCCGCTGGAGTGAAGGAAAAAGACCCTGGTAATGCTTACTATTCCTTCTTCTCGCCGCGCCGCCTGGATGCAGAAGTGATCAAAGACTCGGTGAACTTCCTAGCCAATGAAGACTATGAGAGATCTGTCTATCAAAAGGTGATTCGCAACAAGCTCGATCCCTTCCTGACCACCTTCAACCTGCCTATTCCGACTACAACGATCAGTAAGCGTGATAGCACCAATATTCCTGCCCAGGCACTTAGTATGATGAATGGCGAATTTGTTCAAACTGCTTCCAGGCAATGGGCTCATCGTTTAATTCAGGCAACCCAAGGAGTTTCGGTAGCTGGAAAGATAGATGCCTTCTTCTGGGATGCTTATGGTCGATCTGCTAATGAGAAAGAGCAAGAGCAGTTGAAGGACTATTTTGATAGTATCGATGAATTTGATACTGCGATGGAGAACATTGCATTTGCCCTAATGAATACGAAGGAGTTCATGTATCTTTACTAGGAAATGAATCAATACAACAGACGCGAATTTTTAAAACTTACTTCGAAAGGAGTGGGGGCTTTAACTCTTTCCAGCTTGATTAATTCCGTCTCGGCAAGTTCTGGTTATTTGCCTAAGTTGCATCACCGAGCAAAAGCCAAGTCGGTCATCTTTCTTTATATGTCGGGTGGGGTCTCTCACGTGGATTCGTTTGATCCTAAACCATTGTTGCGCGAGTTAGATGGTCAACCGATGCCGATGGAAGTTGAGCGTACCCAATTTGATAATGTGGGCAATATCATGGGTTCCTTCTGGGAGCATAGGAAGTATGGTGAGTCAGGGATTGAGATGACCAATCTCTTTCCAAATATCGCCGAGCTGGCCGATGATATGGCCATTGTACGTTCGTTGACAGCCAAGTTCAGCGAGCATGCCCAAGGAAACTTTTTCATGCATTCTGGGTTTCCATTTCTAGGTTATCCTAGTGCCGGCGCCTGGGTGAATTATGGTTTGGGGACAGAGAACGATAACTTACCTGGTTATATCGTTCTACAATCAGAAAATTCCGGGGCTCCCCATGGAGGAGTTAGTGTTTTTGGGAATGCCTTTCTTCCCGCCACTGCCGGAGGTTCGATTTTTAATGTCTCGGGTGCCAAGGCGGTACCCAACATCGAGCCAGCTCTGCTCAAGCATGAACAGCGAAAGGCATTGGATATCATAAAATCGCTCGACTATGGATTTGCTGAACGAACAGCAGCCAAAGATGCCGTCCTGTCGTCGGTGAAGAATGCCGAGACCGCTTATTTGATGCAAGAGGCCGTTCCAGAATTAACAGATATTTCTGGTGAATCGGATGCTACTCTCGAAGACTATGGAGTGAATGATTCCATGTGGTATAAATCTGAATATGCACGACAATGTCTCATGGCTCGGCGTCTCGTTGAACGAGGAGTGCGTTTTGTTGAACTGTCCTGCTGTCCGTTTGAAAAAGGCGTGCAAAAAGCGAATCCCTGGGATCAGCACAACAAGATTGAGATCGGCCATGGAGCGATGGCATCCCAGGTGGATAAACCCATCGCGGCTTTGGTGCGGGATTTGAAACAGCGCGGATTACTAGACGACACACTTGTCGTCTTCTCCGGCGAGTTTGGAAGGAACCCGTTTGCTCAAGACATTGGCCGAGACCACAACCCACAAGGCTTCTCTGCCTGGTTCGCAGGAGGTGGAATGAAAGGCGGAACAGTGATGGGGGCGACTGATGAGTTTGGTTATTACGCCGTCGATCAGGTTTCCAACATCTATGAATTGTGGGCCACTGTGCTCCATCAACTTGGCATCAATCACGAGAAGCTCACCTTCCAATACGGAGGCCGCAATCTCCGATTGACTGACGTCCATGGAAAAGTCTGGCACGACCTCATCGCATAACGCGATGATCCGTTTTGCAGGCAAGCTGCAATTTCAAGTGTCGGCGTTCAGTGGTCAGGAAAAGGAATCGTCCTCGTCCTCTTACTCCTCTTCGTCCTTTCCTGTCGCGAACATGTTTGTTCCTACAGTTAACAAGAAGTAATATTCAGAATTAAAGTAGCCACAGTCGTAAGACTGTGGACCAACTACGAATCCTAACCAGAGTGCTCGATGGTGTCACCACCATCGCTACGACCTTGTAGCCTCGGTCAATAAACCATGGATGTTGTTTTAAAACTTAGCCACGTCACGAGTCGGTGAAGAATTGATTGCTGTAAGATTTAATTTTTATTCGTGTCTATTGGTGTCCATTGGGTTCTTGTGGTTATGGCGCTTCGCTTGGTAGTGGTTAACTGCTTTTAATGATTTTAAAAGAGCGTTTCCTCTATATGCTCCAAACTCATTCAGGTACTTTATGAATCAACCCCATCATTCTCCTCATGTCCGATAAAAAAGAACTTCGATCAAAAGGCTGGTTCGGGCCGACCAATCTGGAAGGATTTATTCACCGCAGTTGGATGAAAATGCAAGGGCAGCCGGAGGATATGTTTGATGGCCGTCCGGTCATAGGTATCTGCAATACCTACTCCGAATTGACTCCTTGTAATTTGCACTTCCGTGATTTGGCTGAGCGAGTCAAGCGAGGTGTGTATGAGGCGGGTGGATACCCAGTTGAATTTCCAGTGAGCTCTTTGGGGGAGCCACTCATGCGGCCCACCTCCATGCTGTTTCGGAATTTGGCGGCCATGGATGTGGAAGAAGCCATTCGAGCGCATCCGATTGACGGAGTTGTGCTTATGATGGGTTGTGATAAAACGACCCCGGCATTGTTGATGGGGGCTGCCAGTTGTGATCTGCCTACCATTGGTTTGTCAGGTGGACCGATGCTCAATGGCAGGTTTCGTGGTGAGACTATCGGCTCGGGAACAGATCTTTGGCGTTTCAGTGAAGACCTGCGTAGTGGGAAAATGACTTGCAGCGATTTTGTAGCTGCTGAGGCGGGTATGAATCGTTCGGTGGGTCATTGCATGACCATGGGGACTGCGTCGACGATGGCGTCTTTAACCGAAGCCTTAGGAATGGGACTGCCAGGCAATGCCGCCATTCCAGCGGTTGATTCCCGACGCAACCGTATGGCTCAGGAAGTGGGTCGACGCATCGTTCAAATGGTGCATGAAGATTTGCGCATGTCGCAGGTCCTCACGAGGGAAGCCTTTGAAAATGCCATTTTTACCAACACTGCGATCGGCGGATCGACCAATGCGGTGATTCATCTGATTGCTCTGGCAGGTCGGGTTGAAGTGCCTCTCGATCTGGATGACTGGGATAAACTGGGACGAGATATTCCGACCCTGGTAAATTTAAAACCGTCAGGAGAGTATTTGATGGAGGACTTTTATTATGCTGGAGGTTTGCCTGCGGTCTTAAGAGCTCTGGGAGAAGCGGGTCATTTACACAAGGAAGCGCTTACCGTGAATGGCGATACCATTTGGAAAAACAACGAGGAAGCGCCAAATTGGAATGAGGACGTCATTCGGTCGTTCGATAAACCCTTAGAAGAGAAGGGGAGTATTGCTGTGTTGAAGGGCTCGCTTGCTGCTGACGGTGCTGTGATAAAACCATCGGCAGCCACTCCAGACCTTTTGAAGCATCGTGGACCCGCAGTCGTATTTGAAACGATTGAACACTATGCCGAACGCATCAATGATCCGGATTTGGACGTTGATGAGAACTCTGTTCTGGTTTTGAAAAACTGTGGTCCGCGTGGTTATCCTGGGATGCCCGAAGTTGGCAATATGGGGCTGCCACCCAAACTCCTGAAGCAGGGGATCACCGATATGGTTCGGATATCGGATGCTCGCATGAGTGGCACGGCTTACGGAACGGTTGTGTTGCACACCTCACCGGAGGCGGCTGTTGGAGGAGCGTTGGCTTTGGTCCAGGACGGGGATATGATTTCTTTGGACGTAGAATCTCGAACACTTGACCTGGATGTGACCGAGGAAGTGTTGGCTGAGCGGAGGGCCAATTGGTCACCGCCTGAACCTGCCATGCATGGTGGTTACCAGAGGCTGTATGTAGATCACGTGCTCCAGGCCGATAAAGGAGCGGACTTGGACTTTCTTGTTGGGAAACGCGGGGCTGGCGTCCCGCGGGTGTCGCATTAGTCATAACGTTCTTCCTCCTCTTCCTCTAAATTGTAGCCACGGTCGTAAGACCGTGGACTTCCTCTGACCTTTCGATGGTGTTTCCACCATCGCACCATTTATTTTTTCCACCATCCTCAACCGTTAACCTTCTTTTTGATTGATGGGCATAGGTTGACTCCTGTCTAATAAGGCAAAACCGAATTTCACTTAAACCCCACTCTCAGGAGGACCTTTTATGTCAACGACTGCAATAGCACCCGATACCGTTCAAGCATTCACCGCCGATGATTTCTCGGCACCCGAAAAATTTACCAGCTTCTGCCATAATGGTGGACGGCCTTTAGGCGGCATCATTGGAGGGAAGCAAGTCGCAGGTGACATGAACGCGGTGATCGATGCGATCAACCCCGGAACTAAGGAAGTGCTGGCCCGTGTTTCTGAGATGGGCTACGACGATGTGAATGCGGCTGTTGAGGCTGGTTATAAAGCTTATCATGGGGGATGGAAAAATACCTCCGTTGAAGAGCGCGCGGCGTTGATCATGAAGATGGTGGAGCTTTTTGAGCGCGATCTCGATGTGTTCCTGGCCTGTGAAATTCTTAATGGAGGAAAGGTATCTGAATTAGCGGAAGGTGATATGGGAGCGGTTCGCGGTTGTGCCGAGTATTTTGCCAAGATTTCGAGTACTGCCCAGTTTGGTGACAGTCCAATGATTCATCCGGATCCGGGTGTGACTGCTTATACGCATGTTGAACCTTGGGGAGTAGTTGCTGGAATCATCCCTTGGAATTACCCGGTGGTATTAACGGCCTGGTTTATGTTTCCAGCGCTCATGGCGGGAAACTGTATATTAATAAAGCCAAGTGAAGAAACACCTTTGAGTGCTCTCTACTTTGGTAAGTTGGCAGAAGAAGCAGGATTCCCTCCTGGGGTGATCAATGTGCTCCCTGGCCGCGGAGAATTGTCCGGTAAGTTTATCTCCGAGCATCCTGGTGTTCGCTATATTGCCTTCACTGGATCACCCGGAGTAGGTCAGAGTATTCTGCAAGCAGCCGACAAGCATGGCACGCGTGTGAAGCGCGAAATGGGAGGCAACGGTTCCGCCATTGTATGTGCCGATGCAGATCCTGAATTGGTTGCGCGTATGATTGGCAAACGAGTCAATCAGCACTACGGTCAGACCTGCTGCACCATTCACCGTGTATTTGCAGAAAAATCCATTTTTGATGACTTCCTCGGCGCCTCCGAAGCTTTCTTCAACGAACTAAAGATTGGTAATCAGGCGGAGAAAGGGACTCAGTTAGGCCCCGTAGTGAATTCCCGCCAGCCACAGCGGATCCTTAAGGGAATCCAATCGGCTATTCACAAGGGAGCCGAGGCGATTCTGCCTGGAGGTCACGCATCCGTGGAAGGGCACGATGGCTTCTATTTGAAACCGTCCCTGTTAAGCTCTCCTAGCGGATCTGATTGCAACCCCATCGAGATCTTCCATACCTTTGTGAATGTTCAACCGGTTGATTCGGTCGAGGAAGCGGTTCAGTATGCGAACAATACCCATTATGGTTTGGGATCCAGTGTCTGGACGAAGGATCTCGAGCTTGGACAACGCATTGCCAAACAATTCCGGGACGGATCGGGTCAGGTCAATTGCCACAATAGTGGTGCCTACGGTATTCCTTACGGCGGACAAGGTATCTCCGGAGGACCTGGTGGTGGTGTGAACTGCGAAGATACTCTTCGCGATTACCAGCAAGTTAAGGCGATCTTCGTTGAGGATTATCCGGGGTAGGGCCAGCGGAGCTGGAATCTTTCTTCTCCTCGTCCTCTTACTCTGACCACGGTCCGCTCGGCGATCGGACCCTACCTTCTGAGCTTCCTACTTTTCAGTGAGGGTAGGGCGCGATCGCCGAGCGCGCAGAATTCAGAAGAACAGGTAGCTGCGTTTGCGCAACGCCGACGAGAAAGTAAGAAGAAGTGGTTAGCTCAACTCAAACCCCTTGTACCCATTTTTAACTACGTCTTCGCATTTCTTGACGTAATCAGGATATCCAAGGAAGGGTAAGAACACCTTGGGTTTTCCGGGAATGTTCTCGCCATTGTAATAAGATCCGCAGGTTCTAAATAAGGTTTTGTGTGCCAGGAGTGTGACTAATTTCGCCCAGGAGTTCTCTGCTTGGGTCGTTGCCTCAATCGTTGTGTGTTGATGAGACCTCAGGTGATCAATCGCTTCAGCAATCCACTCTACATGTTGCTCAATAGCGGGAATCATATTGGAGAGTACCGATGGACTTCCTGGACCTGTAATCATAAATAGGTTTGGAAAACCTTCGGTCATGAGTCCGAGGTAGGCTTTCGCTCCCTCTGCCCACTTGTCATTTAAGGAAAGACCCTCTCGTCCTCGAATATCCACGCGCGCGAGCGCCCCTGTGATCGCATCAAAGCCTAGAGCGAACACCAATGCATCGACTTCGTATGCCTGCCCGTTTGTAGTTAACCCTGAGGGTGTGATCTTCTCAATGGGTGGTTGGCTGATATCCACCAGCTCCACATTTTCACGATTATACGTTTTGAAATAATCGGTATCGACACAGAGCCGTCTGCAGAAAGCGGTGTAGTCTGGCGTAAGAAGTTTCGCGGTTTCCGGATCGTCGACCATTGCCTGAATCTTTTTCCGCATAAACTGAGCGGCTGATTCGTTAGCATCCTCATTTCGCATGAGGTCTGCGAATACTGCTCCAAAACCTAAACCTCCGCGCGCCCAAGCTGCTTCGTAGGCTGCTTCCCGTTCTTCATCACTGATTGCAAGGGCCGACGTTTCAGGAGAAGGAACTCTCGTTCCAAACGTTTTCTGACTGTTTTCTTTTCGGAACGTATCGTAGTCCGCTTTGATCGCAGCGACCTGTTCGGGGTCCAATGGCTGGTTATGCGCTGGGACCGTATAGGTGGGGCGCCGTTGAAATACGTAAACCTGCTCTGCTTGCTTGGCAATTTCTGGAATGCTTTGGATGCCCGAGGATCCCGTTCCGATAACCCCTACTTTTTGGTCTGTAAAATCGACGCCTTCTTTGGGCCATTCAGCTGTCAGGTAAGACTCTCCTTGAAAGGAATCGAGCCCGTCAAACTTCGGCTGGTTCGTTACCGATAAGCAGCCGGTAGCCATGACAAAATATTGGGCCGTGTGGGAATCACCTGGGTCGGTTTGAATCTGCCAGTGGTTGGAGGATTCGTCGTAGTGAGCAGCAGAAACCCGCGTGCCGAACTGAATGTCCTTTCTCAGGTCGAAGCGATCAGCCACGTGGCTGATGTAGGAAAGGATTTCCGGTTGAGTAGCGTAACGCTCAGTCCACTCCCAGTCTTGTTGAAGATCTTTATCAAACTGGTAGGAATACTCCATACTCTGGATGTCGCAGCGGGCACCAGGATAACAATTCCAATACCAGGTGCCTCCTACCTCATCTGCAGCCTCGATTACCAAGCAATTCAACCCCATGTTTCGAAGTCGATGAAGCATATAGAGTCCCGCGAAACCAGCGCCGACAATGATGGCGTCGAAGTTGTTTTTTGAAGATGGACTTGTTTGGGTCATGGATGCTGGCTCATTTTCCTGAGGTTCTGTTCGGCAGCAAGCCACCTCCTACACCTGACTATTCGATACAAAATGTAGGAGGTGGCTTGCCACCGAATGGGAGTTTAAAGAAAATTGTTTCGCATTTCGGATCAGTCGCTCCTCCTACCTTCAATCAGTTCCTTTGCCGCGTCGAGTCCAACTTGGTAAAAGTTGTTCACCGCATCTTCCCCGCCACCTTCTTCTTCACTTTCCCAAACCGAGTGGTAAAGAACGACCGTACTCTTACCACCGTTTGTGGGCGTGCAGCGAATAGTAGCTCGGTAACCAATCGAGTCGAACATCCCTCCGCGATACTCGTAAACATAGTGCAGGTCTTCTGGATCGAGTGAGCTGTGAACCAAGTCTTCGATGTTATCAATCTCCGAGCCAACGATGCGATTCTTCCTTCGCAGGACGCCGTCCTCATTCGCGATGGATCCTTCTGGTGGATCTTCACAAAGTGGATGCCAATCGGAGAGGGTGTAAAATCCAACTACGACTTTGAATACTTCTAACGGGGGAGCGTAGATGACTACGTGTTGGGAGGCTGAATACATAAAATGGTGACTGGGTTGCGTCTTTTTATTTTATAATTCACGATCCTCAGGGTTGAATAAAAGCCAAATACCCACTTTGCTTTACCCTTTTTAACGGACCATTCTTCATCTCGCCTGTGTTATCTCCAATTATAAATTATCATTTCCTCCCATGCAGCGACTGATTGTTTGTTGCGATGGTAGTTGGCGGGATCTGAATTCCGTTTACCCTTCGAATGTCATCAAGATGGCGCAAGCGATCACTGAAAAGGACGAGGATGGAATTCGGCAATCGGTCTTTTATGGTGAAGGGCTGGGCTCCAACACCAAGAGCCGTATCCGGGGAATCCTGGGCTTAGGTTTAGATCAGCATATTTTGGAGGCCTACAAGTTTCTTGCGCTCAACTATCATCCGGGGGACGAAATTTACCTCTTTGGCTTTAGTCGCGGAGCTTATACTGCGCGGAGTATTGCCGGATTGATTTATTGCAGCGGTCTAGTGGATCGTCCTTACATGCGCAACATTCCCGAAGCTTTCGAACTCTATCGGGATCCGGATACCACGCCGAGTTCTTCCAAAGCGAAGACCTTTCGTAAAAAGCATGGTGAACGCGCACCGGTGGAAGTGTTAGGCTGTTGGGATACGGTGGGCGCGCTGGGCATCCCCTTTCAGATTCCCGGTACGGAAATGGACGATGAGTTCAACCAGCGCTTTGCTTTTCATGACACCTGCGTAAACCCCATGGTGAAGTTCGCCTTTCATGCCAAGGCTATTGATGAACTTCGCTCGGTTTTTGAAGTCACACCGATGCAAGCCTGTAAAGGATCAGGACAAGTGGTTGAAGAAATGTGGTTTCCCGGGGATCATAGTTGTATAGGGGGAGGGAAGTTTCCTAAGGCACCGCTTTCGAATCGCTGCTTGCTTTGGATGTTTGAACGCATGGAGGCCCACGGAGTGAAGCTGCTAACCGATCTTTCTCGAATAGAAGACGGTGTCGCCTGTGACCATGCCATCGATTTTGATAATCAGATCAAAGGCATGTATAAACTGACTGGAGCTAAACTCCGATCCATAACCGGAAGCTTTGATCAATTAGACATAAGCGTAAATCGTCGTTGGCGAGACCGTCCTGACTACCGGCCCAAGAATTTGAGTCGCCGTTTCAGGAGTAAGCTGGAAGACTGGAGTGAATAGTCGTTATGAAATATCTTAGCTCTTTTGCCTTATTTCTTTCTATCCCCCTCTTATGCCTCGGGCACTCCGAGATCTGTTCCATCTATATGGAGGAGATGCTTGATGAAAGTACCCTCGATGTGAAGGTGATAGACGATTGGCACCGAGTGGGAGGTGCTGTGCCGACTCGGCAAAAGTACATGAGCATTAATGTCGGAGAACTATGGCCCGGGCAGCAGTACCGCGTGCCGGTGCGTTTGATAGTGCCAGCCGATCGTAAGGCTACAGGCTTTCATTTAACCGGTGGTAATAACCTGAAAAGGATTCAGCAAGATACAGAGATTCGTGGGGTAGCGATTGAGTTGATTCGTGGTGGCGTGGGTCTTGTTCAAACCATTGTCCAGAATCCCAATACCTGGGGACAGGGGCCTTTGGGCGATGAAATGAAAAAACGGTTTATCGAAACCCTGAATACACGCTACTCGATTCAGTTTTGGGGCTGGCCCGCGGGACTCTGTCGGGCGATCACGGCTGCTTATGCGGAAACAAATTATTTTGAAGTCGGTAAAATCGCTGTGTCGGGTGGGTCCAAAAATGGTGCCTCGCCTTCTGTGTCCATAATTCATGACCGTCGAATAACGGCTCAGCATGCGAATGTTTCACCGCTGTGGGACTCTCCGCTGAGGATGGGGGATAAGGAAGCCTGGGAAGCATTGAATATTGAGGATCAGGAGTATGCGCATCGCAAAGGGCTAGACGAAGACCTCGTAACGAAGATAACCCGGCATTTTTTTCGTGGGGGATACTTTGGTCCGGATTACAATCCCGATGCAATGAATGCCGGACATAGCTGGGAGCAGTTGGAAGAGTTGGCCGAGCGAATGGCTGATCACGTTTTTATTTCCCGGAATCTCGATGAGCTAAGGGCTAGGGGAGTGGACCTTTATTATCATCCCGGAACGCATGATTATGTATGCTTCGATGTCGCTTGGGGTGGTATCCACCATCCCGATATCCCTGTATATTTTGCTGCGAACACAGGCCACGGTAAGAAAAAGCGTCACCCCAAAAACGCCAGAGATGAAAGCAATCAGGCGGCTTTCTTGCTCAGTCATTTCTTTGACGATGTGGATGAGCTCCTGGAATCACCCCGGATTCAAACACGTTTAGAAGATGGAGAGTTGTCTGTCACTGTTACCTTTCCTGAAGGCTCGGTTGCTGAATCTGGAGAAATCTGGTGGATGAATAATCGAGGGTCTGATGGGAGTGGCGCCTACCTCGCTGAACTCATTCCGGATGAAAATTGGCGTAAGATGAAAGAATCCAATACTGGATCAACCTGGCAGGTGAAAGTTCCTGTATCTGCAGACGCCTTGCACATAGATGTGTTCACCAATCATCGAAAGACGATCCGGTATAATGGGCGTGATTATCCGACCTACATTTCAAGTCCCTACACGCGTGTTGTCTTTGATTAAAGAGTAGCACAGGCTTCCTAGCCTGTGTTTTGAAACAACGACTTTCAATCGATCGTGAAAGACCGATTTTTAGAGAAAACAACGTCTTTACGACTGAATCCCCATTCTTAAAGCCTACACAGGCAGGATGCCTGTGCTACTCTAGAACTCCGTTATCTCCGGTTACTCCTGTTCAAGCCTACAATTCCCCCAACAACTTTTCCATCAAAGGATCCTTCGTACGTTTGCCCCAGTAGTGGAGTGCGAGGCTTAGCTCGGCAATGGTGGTCGTGTCTTTTGAGTCTGCCCATCGATTATCCGTTTCGTCAGGGTCAGTAGGAAGGTGATAGAGCTCTGGTTCTCGCACGGTAGATAGAATCAATTTCCAATCGCCTTTAACAATACAGCGTTCCTCACCCTTTTCCAGGTCGGGCATGTTGGTGCTTCCGCTCTTATCAATGAAGGGGATGTTGACCATAACCAGAGAGGCGCGACCCTTGTCTGTCCGTCCAGAGATCTGATTGCCCAGGTTTACTCCGTCCAGACTCGGCCGTGCAACTAGCCCCATCAGGTTTGTCATGGTCTGATAAAGGTCCACCGCACTGATGAGTGCTTCACTGACCTGACCTTCTTTAATGACTCCCGGAAAACGCATTAGCAAAGGTACCCGTGCAGAGATGTCGTAACAGAGACGCTTATCGTGGTCGTTCCAACGGTGCTCGAAATTGTGCCCATGCTCCGTGGTGAAAACTACCAGAGTGTTTTCTGTCAGTCCGTTGTCGTCTAAGGCCTGAAGTAGATCACCCGCCGCATCGTCGACCGCGGTGCACATGGCATAGTAGATTCGACGTCTTTCATCGTCCGGATAAATATCGGCATACATGTCCTCATAGGATTGAGGAACGGAGTAGGCCGGGTGGGGCGGATAGTAGGAAGCAAAGGCAACAAACGGCTGATCGGGATCCTTGGTCATGAAGTCAATCACATCGGGAGTGATCACTTCCGTCTGGTAAACCATTTCCCCTTCGACTTCGTAGTAGTGTTTTGAGCCGCGCCCATCCCCGGGGTAGGTGGGCATCTCGTCCCAGGCATCGCGGGCTGGGTCTCCCAGGTGCCATTTTCCGAAATAACCCGTACGGTACCCGTTCTCCCGGTACAAGTCAGGTAGTATGCGGACATCGGTATCCAGGTCCCAGGTGTTTTCGATCACACCATGATTGTGCGGATAGAGCCCCGACATGATCGCCCCACGATTGGGGGCACAAACCGGTTGCGCCGTGTAAGCTCGATTGAAGCGAA
This genomic stretch from Opitutia bacterium ISCC 52 harbors:
- a CDS encoding DUF2235 domain-containing protein, whose amino-acid sequence is MQRLIVCCDGSWRDLNSVYPSNVIKMAQAITEKDEDGIRQSVFYGEGLGSNTKSRIRGILGLGLDQHILEAYKFLALNYHPGDEIYLFGFSRGAYTARSIAGLIYCSGLVDRPYMRNIPEAFELYRDPDTTPSSSKAKTFRKKHGERAPVEVLGCWDTVGALGIPFQIPGTEMDDEFNQRFAFHDTCVNPMVKFAFHAKAIDELRSVFEVTPMQACKGSGQVVEEMWFPGDHSCIGGGKFPKAPLSNRCLLWMFERMEAHGVKLLTDLSRIEDGVACDHAIDFDNQIKGMYKLTGAKLRSITGSFDQLDISVNRRWRDRPDYRPKNLSRRFRSKLEDWSE
- a CDS encoding dihydroxy-acid dehydratase produces the protein MSDKKELRSKGWFGPTNLEGFIHRSWMKMQGQPEDMFDGRPVIGICNTYSELTPCNLHFRDLAERVKRGVYEAGGYPVEFPVSSLGEPLMRPTSMLFRNLAAMDVEEAIRAHPIDGVVLMMGCDKTTPALLMGAASCDLPTIGLSGGPMLNGRFRGETIGSGTDLWRFSEDLRSGKMTCSDFVAAEAGMNRSVGHCMTMGTASTMASLTEALGMGLPGNAAIPAVDSRRNRMAQEVGRRIVQMVHEDLRMSQVLTREAFENAIFTNTAIGGSTNAVIHLIALAGRVEVPLDLDDWDKLGRDIPTLVNLKPSGEYLMEDFYYAGGLPAVLRALGEAGHLHKEALTVNGDTIWKNNEEAPNWNEDVIRSFDKPLEEKGSIAVLKGSLAADGAVIKPSAATPDLLKHRGPAVVFETIEHYAERINDPDLDVDENSVLVLKNCGPRGYPGMPEVGNMGLPPKLLKQGITDMVRISDARMSGTAYGTVVLHTSPEAAVGGALALVQDGDMISLDVESRTLDLDVTEEVLAERRANWSPPEPAMHGGYQRLYVDHVLQADKGADLDFLVGKRGAGVPRVSH
- a CDS encoding NAD(P)/FAD-dependent oxidoreductase; the encoded protein is MTQTSPSSKNNFDAIIVGAGFAGLYMLHRLRNMGLNCLVIEAADEVGGTWYWNCYPGARCDIQSMEYSYQFDKDLQQDWEWTERYATQPEILSYISHVADRFDLRKDIQFGTRVSAAHYDESSNHWQIQTDPGDSHTAQYFVMATGCLSVTNQPKFDGLDSFQGESYLTAEWPKEGVDFTDQKVGVIGTGSSGIQSIPEIAKQAEQVYVFQRRPTYTVPAHNQPLDPEQVAAIKADYDTFRKENSQKTFGTRVPSPETSALAISDEEREAAYEAAWARGGLGFGAVFADLMRNEDANESAAQFMRKKIQAMVDDPETAKLLTPDYTAFCRRLCVDTDYFKTYNRENVELVDISQPPIEKITPSGLTTNGQAYEVDALVFALGFDAITGALARVDIRGREGLSLNDKWAEGAKAYLGLMTEGFPNLFMITGPGSPSVLSNMIPAIEQHVEWIAEAIDHLRSHQHTTIEATTQAENSWAKLVTLLAHKTLFRTCGSYYNGENIPGKPKVFLPFLGYPDYVKKCEDVVKNGYKGFELS
- a CDS encoding SRPBCC family protein, coding for MYSASQHVVIYAPPLEVFKVVVGFYTLSDWHPLCEDPPEGSIANEDGVLRRKNRIVGSEIDNIEDLVHSSLDPEDLHYVYEYRGGMFDSIGYRATIRCTPTNGGKSTVVLYHSVWESEEEGGGEDAVNNFYQVGLDAAKELIEGRRSD
- a CDS encoding sulfatase-like hydrolase/transferase — encoded protein: MRIGHWKPHLSYHLVLLVSILAFGIIPKTNAEENKMPNLLFILTDQHRRDGVGVYGEAEVMTPNFDRIATEGIRFNRAYTAQPVCAPNRGAIMSGLYPHNHGVIENTWDLDTDVRILPDLYRENGYRTGYFGKWHLGDPARDAWDEMPTYPGDGRGSKHYYEVEGEMVYQTEVITPDVIDFMTKDPDQPFVAFASYYPPHPAYSVPQSYEDMYADIYPDDERRRIYYAMCTAVDDAAGDLLQALDDNGLTENTLVVFTTEHGHNFEHRWNDHDKRLCYDISARVPLLMRFPGVIKEGQVSEALISAVDLYQTMTNLMGLVARPSLDGVNLGNQISGRTDKGRASLVMVNIPFIDKSGSTNMPDLEKGEERCIVKGDWKLILSTVREPELYHLPTDPDETDNRWADSKDTTTIAELSLALHYWGKRTKDPLMEKLLGEL
- a CDS encoding aldehyde dehydrogenase family protein, encoding MSTTAIAPDTVQAFTADDFSAPEKFTSFCHNGGRPLGGIIGGKQVAGDMNAVIDAINPGTKEVLARVSEMGYDDVNAAVEAGYKAYHGGWKNTSVEERAALIMKMVELFERDLDVFLACEILNGGKVSELAEGDMGAVRGCAEYFAKISSTAQFGDSPMIHPDPGVTAYTHVEPWGVVAGIIPWNYPVVLTAWFMFPALMAGNCILIKPSEETPLSALYFGKLAEEAGFPPGVINVLPGRGELSGKFISEHPGVRYIAFTGSPGVGQSILQAADKHGTRVKREMGGNGSAIVCADADPELVARMIGKRVNQHYGQTCCTIHRVFAEKSIFDDFLGASEAFFNELKIGNQAEKGTQLGPVVNSRQPQRILKGIQSAIHKGAEAILPGGHASVEGHDGFYLKPSLLSSPSGSDCNPIEIFHTFVNVQPVDSVEEAVQYANNTHYGLGSSVWTKDLELGQRIAKQFRDGSGQVNCHNSGAYGIPYGGQGISGGPGGGVNCEDTLRDYQQVKAIFVEDYPG
- a CDS encoding DUF1501 domain-containing protein: MNQYNRREFLKLTSKGVGALTLSSLINSVSASSGYLPKLHHRAKAKSVIFLYMSGGVSHVDSFDPKPLLRELDGQPMPMEVERTQFDNVGNIMGSFWEHRKYGESGIEMTNLFPNIAELADDMAIVRSLTAKFSEHAQGNFFMHSGFPFLGYPSAGAWVNYGLGTENDNLPGYIVLQSENSGAPHGGVSVFGNAFLPATAGGSIFNVSGAKAVPNIEPALLKHEQRKALDIIKSLDYGFAERTAAKDAVLSSVKNAETAYLMQEAVPELTDISGESDATLEDYGVNDSMWYKSEYARQCLMARRLVERGVRFVELSCCPFEKGVQKANPWDQHNKIEIGHGAMASQVDKPIAALVRDLKQRGLLDDTLVVFSGEFGRNPFAQDIGRDHNPQGFSAWFAGGGMKGGTVMGATDEFGYYAVDQVSNIYELWATVLHQLGINHEKLTFQYGGRNLRLTDVHGKVWHDLIA